A genomic segment from Paraconexibacter algicola encodes:
- a CDS encoding aspartate aminotransferase family protein, with amino-acid sequence MATTEQPKTRDLQELAKRHLWMHFSRMGAYDAGAEIPIIVKGDGCYVWDEHGNRYFDGLSALFCVNIGHGRHDVAQAGADQARELGFFTTWSYAHPRAIELAARLADLAPGDLNRVFFTSGGGESVESAIKLVRQYHKLTGNPTKTKIIARETAYHGTTLGALTATGITGLRQPFEPFTPGGCHVPNTNLYRLAPGYGVENLAEAIAKRIDFEGADTVAAVILEPVQNAGGCFTPPEGYFQRVREICDERDVLLISDEVICAFGRLGEWFGAQRYGYQPDIITTAKGLTSSYAPMGAVLASDRLMEPFLEGTNSFAHGFTWGGHPMCAAVAMANLDVFEQEGILENVREHEGEFRAMLESLRDIPIVGDVRGAGYFQAIELVKDRETKASFSRDEAESLLRGFLSGELFRRGLICRADDRGDPVIQLSPPLISGPEHFAEIESILRPVLEEASTRL; translated from the coding sequence ATGGCCACGACGGAGCAGCCGAAGACCAGGGACCTGCAGGAGCTCGCCAAGCGGCACCTGTGGATGCACTTCAGCCGGATGGGCGCCTACGACGCCGGGGCGGAGATCCCGATCATCGTCAAGGGCGACGGCTGCTACGTCTGGGACGAGCACGGCAACCGCTACTTCGACGGCCTGAGCGCGCTGTTCTGCGTGAACATCGGGCACGGCCGCCACGACGTCGCGCAGGCCGGAGCCGACCAGGCGCGCGAGCTCGGCTTCTTCACCACCTGGTCCTACGCGCACCCGCGGGCGATCGAGCTCGCCGCCCGGCTCGCCGACCTCGCGCCCGGCGACCTCAACCGCGTCTTCTTCACCAGCGGTGGCGGCGAGTCCGTCGAGTCCGCGATCAAGCTCGTGCGCCAGTACCACAAGCTCACGGGCAACCCGACGAAGACCAAGATCATCGCCCGCGAGACCGCCTACCACGGCACCACGCTCGGCGCGCTCACCGCGACCGGCATCACCGGCCTGCGCCAGCCGTTCGAGCCGTTCACGCCCGGCGGCTGCCACGTCCCCAACACCAACCTGTACCGGCTCGCCCCCGGCTACGGCGTGGAGAACCTCGCCGAGGCGATCGCCAAGCGGATCGACTTCGAGGGCGCGGACACCGTCGCCGCGGTCATCCTCGAGCCGGTCCAGAACGCCGGCGGCTGCTTCACCCCGCCGGAGGGCTACTTCCAGCGCGTGCGCGAGATCTGCGACGAGCGCGACGTCCTGCTGATCAGCGACGAGGTCATCTGCGCGTTCGGGCGCCTGGGCGAGTGGTTCGGCGCCCAGCGCTACGGCTACCAGCCGGACATCATCACGACCGCGAAGGGCCTCACGAGCTCCTACGCCCCGATGGGGGCGGTGCTCGCCTCCGACCGGCTGATGGAGCCGTTCCTGGAGGGGACCAACAGCTTCGCCCACGGCTTCACCTGGGGCGGGCACCCGATGTGCGCCGCGGTCGCGATGGCGAACCTCGACGTGTTCGAGCAGGAGGGGATCCTCGAGAACGTCCGCGAGCACGAGGGCGAGTTCCGGGCGATGCTCGAGTCGCTGCGGGACATCCCGATCGTCGGCGACGTCCGCGGTGCCGGGTACTTCCAGGCGATCGAGCTCGTCAAGGACCGCGAGACGAAGGCGTCGTTCTCGCGCGACGAGGCCGAGTCGCTGCTGCGCGGCTTCCTCTCCGGCGAGCTGTTCCGCCGCGGACTGATCTGCCGGGCCGACGACCGTGGCGACCCGGTCATCCAGCTGTCCCCGCCGCTGATCTCCGGACCCGAGCACTTCGCGGAGATCGAGTCGATCCTGCGCCCGGTGCTCGAGGAGGCCTCGACCCGGCTCTGA
- a CDS encoding PucR family transcriptional regulator has product MLTVSELLADLDVRLLAGEEAADQPVRWVHITELPDPTPFLSGGELLLTTGMALGSKPAAQRAFVERLADHGLAGLGVGTGFGHDEVPAAMVQAAADAGFPLFEVPYELPFIALTERAFTRLVNEQYALLQRSIVAQERLQRIVLSERGLEAIAGQLATLIGGAALVFDGRGEPLAHRTFRRDADAELLASLGEELRERARRGESREFLPTTPSLGGRALALPVASPGAAPGTVPQAWLVAAKDQGGLAEIDRLILHQAVTVVALELLRVRVADATERRLAGDVLSEIVAGEVDGPELQRRLEPFGLGGRITALALAVPGSGPSQPATAPPTAVESAVADALRAEAVSGLVATTGRFVGVLLPGFLDEELFDTCERIVARVATTLGRDPLAGAGRGVPAGRAREAWHEARCALEARELGADPTPNRNGAAGGEPGRVATYRDLGSFQLLLALQDTDALRLFCESMLGPIEEGEGHYGGELMRSLEAFIECNGQWEAAARLLYCHRHTLRYRIRKIEEITGRDLGRARDRIEFWLALRGREMAPASAGDGGRR; this is encoded by the coding sequence ATGCTGACGGTCAGCGAACTGCTCGCCGATCTGGACGTGCGCCTCCTCGCCGGGGAGGAGGCGGCCGACCAGCCGGTCCGCTGGGTGCACATCACCGAGCTGCCGGACCCGACGCCGTTCCTCAGCGGCGGCGAGCTGCTGCTGACCACGGGCATGGCGCTGGGCAGCAAGCCCGCCGCGCAGCGCGCGTTCGTCGAGCGGCTGGCCGACCACGGCCTCGCCGGCCTCGGGGTGGGCACCGGGTTCGGGCACGACGAGGTGCCCGCCGCGATGGTGCAGGCGGCGGCCGACGCGGGCTTCCCGCTGTTCGAGGTCCCGTACGAGCTGCCGTTCATCGCGCTCACCGAGCGGGCGTTCACGCGGCTGGTCAACGAGCAATACGCGCTGCTGCAGCGGTCGATCGTCGCGCAGGAGCGGCTCCAGCGGATCGTGCTGTCCGAGCGTGGCCTGGAGGCGATCGCCGGTCAGCTGGCGACGCTGATCGGAGGGGCCGCGCTGGTCTTCGACGGCCGCGGGGAGCCGCTGGCCCATCGCACCTTCCGGCGCGACGCGGACGCCGAGCTCCTCGCCTCGCTGGGGGAGGAGCTGCGCGAGCGCGCGCGCCGCGGCGAGAGCCGCGAGTTCCTGCCGACCACCCCGTCGCTCGGCGGTCGCGCCCTCGCGCTCCCGGTCGCGAGCCCGGGTGCCGCGCCGGGCACGGTGCCGCAGGCGTGGCTCGTCGCGGCCAAGGACCAGGGCGGGCTGGCGGAGATCGACCGGCTGATCCTCCACCAGGCCGTCACCGTCGTCGCGCTCGAGCTGCTGCGCGTCCGCGTGGCCGACGCGACCGAGCGCCGGCTCGCCGGGGACGTGCTCAGCGAGATCGTCGCCGGCGAGGTCGACGGGCCGGAGCTGCAGCGCCGCCTCGAGCCGTTCGGCCTGGGCGGCCGCATCACCGCGCTGGCGCTCGCGGTGCCCGGCAGCGGGCCGAGCCAGCCCGCGACCGCGCCGCCCACGGCGGTCGAGAGCGCGGTGGCGGACGCGCTGCGGGCCGAGGCGGTCAGCGGCCTCGTCGCCACGACCGGCCGCTTCGTCGGCGTGCTGCTCCCCGGCTTCCTCGACGAGGAGCTCTTCGACACCTGCGAGCGGATCGTCGCGCGCGTGGCCACCACGCTCGGCCGCGACCCGCTGGCGGGCGCCGGGCGCGGCGTCCCCGCCGGCCGCGCGCGCGAGGCCTGGCACGAGGCGCGCTGCGCGCTCGAGGCCCGGGAGCTCGGTGCCGACCCGACCCCCAACCGCAACGGCGCGGCCGGCGGCGAGCCGGGACGCGTCGCGACCTACCGCGATCTCGGCTCCTTCCAGCTGCTGCTCGCCCTCCAGGACACCGACGCGCTGCGGCTCTTCTGCGAGTCGATGCTCGGCCCGATCGAGGAGGGAGAGGGCCACTACGGCGGCGAGCTGATGCGCTCGCTCGAGGCCTTCATCGAGTGCAACGGCCAGTGGGAGGCGGCCGCGCGACTGCTGTACTGCCACCGCCACACGCTGCGCTACCGGATCCGCAAGATCGAGGAGATCACCGGTCGCGACCTCGGCCGGGCCCGCGACCGCATCGAGTTCTGGCTCGCGCTGCGCGGCCGCGAGATGGCGCCCGCGTCGGCGGGCGACGGCGGCCGGCGCTGA
- a CDS encoding Lrp/AsnC family transcriptional regulator — MNPDALDPINRDLLRLLGENGRASFTELGAAVGLSPHATAERVRRLQESGVLRGFTAIVDHAAIGGGLEALIDVRLLAATPPERFEEFVATLPDAREMWFVTGRYDYELRVTCADPEALDGTVRAIRQRGGVAATETRIVMRSRRFPVA, encoded by the coding sequence GTGAATCCGGATGCACTGGACCCGATCAACCGTGATCTCCTCCGTCTGCTCGGCGAGAACGGACGTGCGAGCTTTACCGAGCTCGGCGCGGCGGTCGGACTGAGCCCGCACGCGACCGCGGAGCGGGTGCGCCGCCTGCAGGAGTCGGGCGTCCTGCGGGGCTTCACCGCGATCGTCGACCACGCCGCGATCGGCGGCGGCCTCGAGGCGCTGATCGACGTGCGGCTGCTCGCCGCGACGCCGCCAGAGCGCTTCGAGGAGTTCGTCGCGACCCTGCCCGACGCGCGCGAGATGTGGTTCGTGACCGGCCGCTACGACTACGAGCTGCGCGTCACGTGCGCGGACCCGGAGGCGCTCGACGGGACCGTCCGCGCGATCCGCCAGCGCGGGGGCGTCGCCGCGACGGAGACCCGGATCGTCATGCGCTCCCGCCGCTTCCCCGTCGCCTGA
- the ald gene encoding alanine dehydrogenase produces MTTVGVPTEIKTDEYRVALTPAGVRELVDRGHEVVVQQGAGEGSAITDDEYVAQGARILPDADAVFEQAGMIVKVKEPQPVEVARLRPDHVLFTYLHLAPDTALTQGLMDSGATCIAYETVEDPQGRLPLLAPMSEVAGKIATQAGAFMLEKPLGGRGLLLGGVPGVAAGKVVVIGAGVVGLTAAEIAIGMGAETYVLDRNIDRLREVDFLLNNRCSTVFSTTLNVERLLPEADLVIGAVLVHGAKAPHVITREHLGLMKRNAVLVDVSIDQGGCFETSRPTTHSDPTYEVDGVTHYCVANMPGAVPITSTFALTNATMPYVVRLASAGARGALEADPGFLAGLNVAAGAVTYEPVARDQGREHVPAVEALAGLAG; encoded by the coding sequence ATGACCACCGTGGGCGTCCCGACCGAGATCAAGACCGACGAGTACCGCGTCGCGCTGACCCCCGCCGGGGTGCGCGAGCTCGTCGACCGCGGCCACGAGGTGGTCGTGCAGCAGGGCGCGGGGGAGGGATCGGCGATCACCGACGACGAGTACGTCGCCCAGGGCGCCCGGATCCTCCCCGACGCCGACGCGGTCTTCGAGCAGGCGGGCATGATCGTGAAGGTCAAGGAGCCCCAGCCGGTCGAGGTCGCGCGGCTGCGCCCCGACCACGTGCTCTTCACCTACCTGCACCTCGCGCCCGACACCGCCCTCACCCAGGGCCTGATGGACAGCGGCGCCACCTGCATCGCCTACGAGACCGTCGAGGACCCGCAGGGCCGGCTGCCGCTGCTGGCCCCGATGAGCGAGGTCGCCGGCAAGATCGCGACGCAGGCGGGCGCGTTCATGCTGGAGAAGCCGCTCGGGGGACGTGGCCTGCTGCTCGGCGGGGTGCCCGGGGTCGCGGCCGGCAAGGTCGTGGTGATCGGGGCGGGGGTCGTCGGCCTCACCGCCGCGGAGATCGCGATCGGCATGGGCGCCGAGACCTACGTCCTGGACCGCAACATCGACCGGCTGCGCGAGGTCGACTTCCTCCTGAACAACCGGTGCTCGACCGTGTTCTCCACGACCCTGAACGTCGAGCGCCTGCTCCCGGAGGCCGATCTGGTGATCGGCGCGGTGCTCGTCCACGGCGCGAAGGCCCCGCACGTCATCACCCGCGAGCATCTCGGGCTGATGAAGCGCAACGCGGTCCTCGTCGACGTCTCGATCGACCAGGGCGGCTGCTTCGAGACGTCGCGGCCGACCACGCACTCCGACCCGACCTACGAGGTCGACGGCGTGACCCACTACTGCGTGGCGAACATGCCCGGCGCGGTCCCGATCACCTCGACCTTCGCGCTGACGAACGCGACGATGCCGTACGTCGTGCGGCTCGCGAGCGCCGGCGCGCGAGGCGCGCTGGAGGCCGACCCGGGCTTCCTCGCGGGGCTGAACGTCGCCGCGGGCGCGGTCACCTACGAGCCGGTCGCGCGCGACCAGGGCCGCGAGCACGTCCCGGCCGTCGAGGCGCTGGCCGGCCTCGCGGGCTAG
- the rpsL gene encoding 30S ribosomal protein S12 has translation MPTTSQLIRKGRTPKSKKLSTPGLKSGKGRKKKTAAPQRRGVCTRVYTTTPKKPNSALRKVARVRISGGIEVTAYIPGEGHNLQEHSVVLVRGGRVKDLPGVRYKVVRGTLDAAGVSDRKKARSQYGVKKSK, from the coding sequence ATGCCTACGACCAGCCAGCTGATCCGCAAGGGTCGCACGCCGAAGAGCAAGAAGCTGTCCACCCCGGGCCTCAAGTCCGGCAAGGGCCGCAAGAAGAAGACCGCCGCCCCGCAGCGTCGCGGCGTCTGCACCCGCGTGTACACGACGACGCCGAAGAAGCCGAACTCGGCCCTCCGCAAGGTGGCGCGTGTCCGCATCTCCGGTGGCATCGAGGTCACGGCCTACATCCCGGGCGAGGGGCACAACCTGCAGGAGCACTCCGTCGTGCTCGTGCGCGGTGGCCGCGTCAAGGATCTGCCGGGCGTGCGCTACAAGGTCGTCCGTGGGACCCTCGACGCCGCCGGCGTCAGCGATCGCAAGAAGGCGCGGTCGCAGTACGGGGTCAAGAAGAGCAAGTAG
- the rpsG gene encoding 30S ribosomal protein S7 produces the protein MPRRAAAQIRTIEPDAVHRSRLVQQLINKIMLDGKKSTAERIVYDALAILSEKTGKDPVEALELSIKALTPNLEVRSRRVGGATYQVPVEVPARRARTLAIRWLAEFARQRREKTMAQRLANELLDAQNNQGGAYKRKDDIYRMAQANKAFAHYRW, from the coding sequence ATGCCCCGCCGCGCAGCCGCGCAGATCCGGACGATCGAGCCGGACGCCGTCCACCGCTCCCGCCTCGTCCAGCAGCTGATCAACAAGATCATGCTCGACGGCAAGAAGTCCACCGCCGAGCGGATCGTCTACGACGCCCTCGCGATCCTGTCGGAGAAGACCGGCAAGGACCCCGTCGAGGCGCTCGAGCTCTCGATCAAGGCGCTGACGCCGAACCTCGAGGTCCGCTCCCGCCGCGTCGGCGGCGCGACCTACCAGGTCCCGGTGGAGGTCCCGGCCCGCCGTGCGCGCACGCTCGCGATCCGCTGGCTCGCCGAGTTCGCCCGCCAGCGTCGCGAGAAGACGATGGCCCAGCGTCTCGCCAACGAGCTCCTCGACGCCCAGAACAACCAGGGCGGCGCCTACAAGCGCAAGGACGACATCTACCGCATGGCGCAGGCCAACAAGGCCTTCGCGCACTACCGCTGGTAG
- the fusA gene encoding elongation factor G has protein sequence MPRKYSLEKTRNIGIMAHIDAGKTTTTERILYYTGRSHKIGEVHDGAATMDWMEQEQERGITITSAATTCEWQNHRINIIDTPGHVDFTVEVERSLRVLDGAIATFDAAAGVEPQSETVWRQADKYSVPRIAYCNKMDKMGADFAMSVQTMVDRLGANPVPIQLPIGAEGEFKGIIDLVTMKATIYKDDLGKEIDIVDIPAELADEAADAREKMLDEISNYDDELMELILEDGEIPEEQIKTAIRKATLAIAITPILCGSSFKNKGVQPLLDAVIDYLPSPLDVPAMEGVVPNRDGSDGEPATRTASDEEPFSALAFKIMSDPFFGKLTYFRVYSGILESGGKVLNVGTGKTERMGRLLMMHANDREDVTEVYAGDIAAGVGIKQIVTGDTLCSPEQPIKLESMEFPEPVIKVAVEPKTKSDQEKMGVALGRLAEEDPTFVVATNEETGQTEISGMGELHLDILVDRMKREFGVEANVGKPQVSYRETIRGTAEKVEGKFVKQTGGSGQYGVVQINVEPIPGEGFEFVSQIKGGSVPTEYIPSVEKGCSEAMANGVKAGYPMVDVRVTLIDGKYHETDSSEIAFKMAGSIAFKEACRRAKPVLLEPIFKVEVVTPEEFLGTVIGDLSSRRGRVEGQEPRGNALAVTAYVPLSEMFGYVTDLRSNTQGRASSTMQFERYEEVPPNLAEKIAEGRTGTPSAA, from the coding sequence ATGCCACGCAAGTATTCCCTCGAGAAGACCCGGAACATCGGGATCATGGCGCACATCGACGCCGGCAAGACGACCACGACCGAGCGGATCCTCTACTACACCGGTCGCAGTCACAAGATCGGTGAGGTCCACGACGGCGCGGCCACGATGGACTGGATGGAGCAGGAGCAGGAGCGTGGCATCACGATCACCTCCGCTGCGACCACCTGCGAGTGGCAGAACCACCGCATCAACATCATCGACACGCCCGGCCACGTCGACTTCACCGTCGAGGTCGAGCGCTCGCTGCGCGTCCTCGACGGCGCCATCGCGACGTTCGACGCCGCCGCCGGCGTCGAGCCGCAGTCCGAGACGGTGTGGCGTCAGGCGGACAAGTACTCCGTCCCGCGCATCGCCTACTGCAACAAGATGGACAAGATGGGCGCGGACTTCGCCATGTCCGTGCAGACGATGGTCGACCGCCTCGGCGCGAACCCGGTCCCGATCCAGCTGCCGATCGGCGCGGAGGGCGAGTTCAAGGGCATCATCGACCTCGTCACGATGAAGGCGACGATCTACAAGGACGACCTCGGCAAGGAGATCGACATCGTCGACATCCCGGCCGAGCTCGCCGACGAGGCCGCCGACGCGCGCGAGAAGATGCTTGACGAGATCTCCAACTACGACGACGAGCTCATGGAGCTCATCCTCGAGGACGGCGAGATCCCGGAGGAGCAGATCAAGACCGCGATCCGCAAGGCGACCCTCGCCATCGCGATCACCCCGATCCTCTGCGGCTCCTCGTTCAAGAACAAGGGCGTCCAGCCGCTGCTCGACGCGGTCATCGACTACCTGCCGAGCCCGCTCGACGTGCCCGCCATGGAGGGCGTCGTGCCCAACCGCGACGGCTCCGACGGCGAGCCCGCGACCCGCACGGCCAGCGACGAGGAGCCGTTCTCGGCGCTCGCGTTCAAGATCATGAGCGACCCGTTCTTCGGCAAGCTCACCTACTTCCGCGTCTACTCGGGGATCCTCGAGTCCGGCGGCAAGGTCCTCAACGTCGGCACCGGCAAGACCGAGCGCATGGGCCGCCTGCTCATGATGCACGCCAACGACCGCGAGGACGTGACCGAGGTCTACGCCGGCGACATCGCCGCGGGCGTCGGCATCAAGCAGATCGTCACCGGCGACACGCTGTGCTCGCCGGAGCAGCCGATCAAGCTCGAGTCCATGGAGTTCCCGGAGCCGGTCATCAAGGTGGCCGTCGAGCCGAAGACGAAGTCCGACCAGGAGAAGATGGGCGTCGCCCTCGGCCGCCTGGCCGAGGAGGACCCGACCTTCGTCGTCGCCACCAACGAGGAGACCGGCCAGACCGAGATCTCCGGCATGGGCGAGCTCCACCTCGACATCCTCGTCGACCGCATGAAGCGCGAGTTCGGCGTCGAGGCGAACGTCGGCAAGCCGCAGGTCTCCTACCGCGAGACCATCCGCGGCACCGCCGAGAAGGTCGAGGGCAAGTTCGTCAAGCAGACCGGCGGCTCGGGCCAGTACGGCGTCGTGCAGATCAACGTCGAGCCGATCCCCGGCGAGGGCTTCGAGTTCGTCTCCCAGATCAAGGGCGGCTCGGTCCCGACCGAGTACATCCCCTCGGTCGAGAAGGGCTGCTCCGAGGCGATGGCCAACGGCGTCAAGGCCGGCTACCCGATGGTCGACGTCCGCGTGACGCTGATCGACGGCAAGTACCACGAGACGGACTCCTCGGAGATCGCGTTCAAGATGGCCGGCTCGATCGCCTTCAAGGAGGCCTGCCGCCGCGCGAAGCCGGTGCTGCTCGAGCCGATCTTCAAGGTCGAGGTCGTGACCCCCGAGGAGTTCCTCGGCACGGTCATCGGCGACCTGTCCAGCCGTCGCGGTCGCGTCGAGGGGCAGGAGCCTCGCGGCAACGCCCTCGCCGTCACGGCCTACGTGCCGCTGTCGGAGATGTTCGGGTACGTCACCGACCTGCGCTCCAACACGCAGGGGCGCGCGTCCTCGACGATGCAGTTCGAGAGGTACGAGGAGGTCCCGCCGAACCTCGCCGAGAAGATCGCCGAGGGCCGGACGGGCACCCCGAGCGCGGCCTGA
- the tuf gene encoding elongation factor Tu gives MAKEKFERDKPHVNVGTIGHIDHGKTTLTAAITTVLAEAMGGEAKSFAEIDNAPEEKERGITIATSHVEYQTENRHYAHVDCPGHADYVKNMITGAAQMDGAILVVSAADGPMPQTREHILLARQVGVPYIVVFLNKVDMVDDEELLELVEVEVRDLLSEYDFPGDDIPFVQGSATGALEGEQKYKDAIIELAGHLDSYIPEPTRDLDKPFLMPVEDVFSITGRGTVATGRIEQGIIHTGDEVEIVGIKDSSKTVVTGVEMFRKILDEGRAGENVGCLLRGTKREEIERGQVLCKPGSINPHTKFKAEVYVLKKEEGGRHTPFFTGYRPQFYFRTTDVTGVANLPEGTEMVMPGDNVQMEIELIQPIAMDPGLRFAIREGGRTVGSGVVTEVLV, from the coding sequence ATGGCCAAGGAGAAGTTCGAGCGCGACAAGCCGCACGTCAACGTCGGGACCATCGGTCACATCGACCATGGCAAGACGACGCTGACCGCTGCGATCACGACCGTCCTGGCGGAGGCCATGGGCGGCGAGGCGAAGTCGTTCGCCGAGATCGACAACGCTCCCGAGGAGAAGGAGCGCGGCATCACGATCGCGACCTCCCACGTCGAGTACCAGACCGAGAACCGGCACTACGCGCACGTCGACTGCCCGGGTCACGCCGACTACGTCAAGAACATGATCACCGGCGCCGCGCAGATGGACGGCGCGATCCTGGTCGTGTCCGCCGCCGACGGCCCGATGCCGCAGACCCGCGAGCACATCCTGCTCGCGCGTCAGGTCGGCGTGCCGTACATCGTCGTGTTCCTCAACAAGGTCGACATGGTCGACGACGAGGAGCTCCTCGAGCTCGTCGAGGTCGAGGTCCGCGACCTGCTCTCCGAGTACGACTTCCCGGGCGACGACATCCCGTTCGTCCAGGGCTCGGCCACGGGCGCCCTCGAGGGCGAGCAGAAGTACAAGGACGCGATCATCGAGCTCGCCGGCCACCTGGACAGCTACATCCCGGAGCCGACCCGCGACCTCGACAAGCCGTTCCTGATGCCGGTCGAGGACGTCTTCTCGATCACCGGCCGCGGCACCGTCGCGACCGGCCGCATCGAGCAGGGCATCATCCACACGGGCGACGAGGTCGAGATCGTCGGCATCAAGGACTCGTCCAAGACGGTCGTCACCGGCGTCGAGATGTTCCGCAAGATCCTCGACGAGGGTCGCGCGGGCGAGAACGTCGGCTGCCTCCTGCGTGGCACCAAGCGCGAGGAGATCGAGCGCGGGCAGGTCCTCTGCAAGCCGGGCTCGATCAACCCGCACACGAAGTTCAAGGCGGAGGTCTACGTCCTGAAGAAGGAGGAGGGTGGCCGTCACACGCCGTTCTTCACCGGCTACCGCCCGCAGTTCTACTTCCGCACCACGGACGTGACCGGCGTCGCGAACCTCCCCGAGGGGACCGAGATGGTCATGCCGGGCGACAACGTCCAGATGGAGATCGAGCTCATCCAGCCGATCGCCATGGATCCGGGCCTCCGCTTCGCCATCCGCGAGGGTGGCCGCACGGTCGGCTCGGGCGTCGTCACCGAGGTGCTCGTCTAG
- the rpsJ gene encoding 30S ribosomal protein S10, with protein MATATQNKIRIRLKAYDHRAIESAAKEIVETATRTGATVTGPVPLPTEKNIYCVIRSPFKDKDSREHFEIRTHKRLIDIHQPTPKTVDSLQRLDHLPAGVDIEIKLVG; from the coding sequence ATGGCAACTGCCACCCAGAACAAGATCCGCATTCGCCTCAAGGCCTACGACCACCGGGCCATCGAGTCGGCTGCCAAGGAGATCGTCGAGACGGCGACGCGCACGGGCGCGACCGTCACGGGTCCCGTGCCGCTCCCGACCGAGAAGAACATCTACTGCGTGATCCGCTCGCCCTTCAAGGACAAGGACTCCCGCGAGCACTTCGAGATCCGCACCCACAAGCGGCTGATCGACATCCATCAGCCGACGCCGAAGACGGTCGACTCGCTCCAGCGTCTCGACCACCTCCCGGCGGGCGTCGACATCGAGATCAAGCTGGTCGGCTGA
- the rplC gene encoding 50S ribosomal protein L3: MPAILAKKLGMTQLFLEDGRVERVTVLEAGPCPVTGIRTFDRDGYEAVQLAFGATKEKHLTKPELGHLKKAGASAHRHLVEFRDEAGELQVGETVTVEAFEVGDKVKVAGTSKGKGFQGTIKRHGFASGPKSHGSHNVRAPGSIGASAWPARVMKGIRGPGQMGNERVTQKGLEIVQIDAGQNLLLVRGSVPGPKNGVVEVRTDA; the protein is encoded by the coding sequence ATGCCTGCGATCCTTGCCAAGAAGCTGGGGATGACCCAGCTGTTCCTGGAAGACGGCCGCGTCGAGCGCGTCACCGTCCTCGAGGCCGGTCCGTGCCCCGTCACGGGCATCCGCACCTTCGACCGCGACGGCTACGAGGCCGTCCAGCTCGCGTTCGGCGCGACGAAGGAGAAGCACCTGACGAAGCCCGAGCTCGGGCACCTGAAGAAGGCCGGCGCCTCCGCGCACCGCCACCTCGTCGAGTTCCGCGACGAGGCCGGCGAGCTGCAGGTCGGCGAGACCGTCACGGTCGAGGCCTTCGAGGTCGGCGACAAGGTCAAGGTCGCCGGCACCTCGAAGGGCAAGGGCTTCCAGGGCACGATCAAGCGTCACGGCTTCGCCAGCGGTCCCAAGTCCCACGGCTCGCACAACGTGCGCGCCCCCGGCTCGATCGGTGCCTCCGCCTGGCCCGCCCGCGTGATGAAGGGCATCCGCGGCCCCGGCCAGATGGGCAACGAGCGCGTCACCCAGAAGGGCCTCGAGATCGTGCAGATCGACGCTGGCCAGAACCTGCTCCTGGTCCGTGGCTCCGTGCCCGGGCCGAAGAACGGTGTCGTGGAGGTTCGCACCGATGCCTAG
- the rplD gene encoding 50S ribosomal protein L4, giving the protein MPSAPILGGTKTVDLDETAFAAPFNGPLVHESVRAELNARRQGTSSTKTRGQVRGGGAKPWRQKGTGRARAGSSRNPVWTGGGIVFGPSPRHYTFKVNRKEKRAALRSILSVHAERGSLAVFEPASFETPSTKAAVALLDGWLKDGKRRSVLVVLADNEERASLSFRNLERVTVIAASNTGIADLVGAASLLVTEGALAQLTARAKGEKVTTAEQTEEG; this is encoded by the coding sequence ATGCCTAGCGCTCCCATCCTCGGCGGCACGAAGACCGTCGACCTCGACGAGACCGCGTTCGCGGCGCCCTTCAACGGGCCGCTCGTGCACGAGTCGGTCCGCGCCGAGCTGAACGCCCGTCGCCAGGGCACGTCGTCCACCAAGACCCGCGGCCAGGTCCGCGGCGGTGGCGCCAAGCCGTGGCGGCAGAAGGGCACCGGTCGTGCCCGTGCCGGCTCGAGCCGCAACCCGGTCTGGACCGGCGGCGGCATCGTGTTCGGCCCGTCGCCGCGCCACTACACGTTCAAGGTCAACCGCAAGGAGAAGCGTGCCGCCCTGCGCAGCATCCTCTCCGTGCACGCCGAGCGCGGGTCGCTCGCGGTCTTCGAGCCGGCGTCCTTCGAGACGCCCTCGACGAAGGCCGCGGTCGCGCTGCTCGACGGCTGGCTCAAGGACGGCAAGCGCCGCTCCGTGCTCGTCGTGCTCGCGGACAACGAGGAGCGCGCGTCGCTCTCGTTCCGCAACCTCGAGCGCGTCACCGTGATCGCCGCGTCGAACACCGGCATCGCCGACCTCGTCGGTGCCGCCTCGCTGCTCGTGACCGAGGGCGCGCTCGCGCAGCTCACGGCGCGCGCGAAGGGCGAGAAGGTCACCACCGCCGAGCAGACCGAGGAGGGCTAG